GCCTTTGCGCACTTGCTTTCATTGGATGATGCTCCTTTCCGCACGGTTCTGGCCGATGCCGATGTGGACGCCTCCAATTTGGAATTGGTGCTCTCCCCCAAGATCATCACCCGAGAATCATTCCGGGGCGGCCTGTACGCCAGAATCGACTGGAACACCTGCATTGACTGCGGCATTTGTGAACAGGTTTGTCGTTTTGATGCCATTGGCGATACCTCCCGCCCGCAATTTCATCGACTTGCAGCCCGTCGCGTTGCGCAGTCAGATACGCCTTCCTCCCCAATCCCTGAGCTCCCGATAGTCGATCCCATTGCTTGCGATGGGTGTGCGGCCTGCGTGTACCAGTGCCCGGTGGATGCCATCACCATGCACGATCAGGTTGTCGGGGAATGGTTTCGCTCTGAAAGTCGCTATGGGCCATTGTTTCATGCGTCCTTGCGACCGGCTCAGGAGAATTCCGGCAAACTGGTCACGCTGGTCAAGCAGCAGGCGCGTTTGCTGGCCCTGGATGAGGATTACGATCTGGTGCTTGTCGACGGTCCACCAGGGATCGGCTGTCCGGTCATTTCGGCCGTCTCCGGCGCAGATATGGCGCTCATTGTTGCTGAGCCTACCGCGGCAGGCGTGCATGACATGCATCGCGTCCTGGAGACGACCGCTCACTTCGGTGTGCAATCTTTGGTCTGTATCAACAAAGCCGATATTTATCCCAAAGGGGCTGCCGAAATTGAAGCTTTTTGTCGCGAGCAAGCAGTTCAAGTCGTGGGCAGGATTCCCTTCGACACCACCGTAACAGAAGCGATGGTGCAAGGGCAACCCGTGACACTTTTTGCTCCAGATGCTCCTTCCAGTCGAGCCTTGCTTGAAGTGTGGGGGCAGGTGACTGCGCTATTGCAAAATGGTGTTTCGCCATGAATGATGAACAAGCTGAAAAACTCAAGAAGTTGATTATCGCCCGTTTGCGTTTGGTCATCGACCCTGAAACCCGCGCGGACGTCGTTCGTATGCGTTTGATTGAAGACCTTGAAGTGACCGCTGACGGTCAAGTGACCTATACTTTTCGTCCATCATCGCCAGTGTGCCCGATTGCGGTATCACTGGCGCAGCAGATTAAACAGGCGGTTGCTCAAGTGCCTGGGGTGATGTCCCAGAACATCACCGTTGAAGGCTATGTGGGCGCCGAGCAATTGACAACACTCATCAATCGATAAGGAGAAACAACCTATGCGTATCGCAATCTCACTACAAACCAACAATGACCTGAACAGCATCGTCGCTCAGCATTTCGGACGTTGTCCCTATTTCGCACTGGTGGACATGCAGGGAAACGAGGTCCAGGCAATGGAAGTCATCGACAATCCCTATTATGCTGGTCATCAGGTAGGGGAGATTCCGCGGTTTATCCATGAACAGAAAGCAGATGTCATGCTTAGTGGCGGGATGGGCGGCCGGGCTATCCAATTCTTCGAACAGTTTGGCATCGGAGTTGCAACCGGCGCCAGCGGTACGGTGCGTGATACGTTGGAAAGCTACAGCGCCGGTGAACTGCGTGAAGCTGCTCCATGCGCCGAAAGTGTCGCCCACGGCCACGGATAGGGGCAGTAACCCCACCCGTTTTACTGTTTTCCCAACTTTCATCGTGCATCCCGACCTTTCTTCATGAATCCATTCCATGTTTAGCCATTTGTTATCCACCCTGCCCGACGGCAAAACGATCCAAGTCAACATCGGTTCGCATTGGACGGCAGTCGTCGTCGAAATCGATGGCGCCCAACGCTGCGGCCTGGCATCCTCCCTGTCCAACGTGCACAAACGCCACGGCGAGCCAGATGTGCCTCAAGCGGGACAACTGGAGAGATTATCGGGTCTGGAATTGGCTGCACTGGCTCAATCGGAACAACCTGTGCTAGCCAGCGTTGGCGTAGCGGCGATCAATGCCCTGATTCCACCGCAGCCCGATGCCTGGGTGGACCTGAACGCGGAAGAAGTCATCGCCGAGCATGGAGAAGGCAAACTGGTCGCCCTCATTGGGCATTTCCCCTTCATTCCCCGCTTGCGCACGCGCGTTGGCGAGTTAGTCGTCCTGGAGCAACACCCACAGCCCGGAGACCTTCATGCGGACACGGCGTTAGCTGTTATTCCCAAAGCAGAGGTTGTTGCCATCACGGGGACTGCGTTGATCAACCACACGCTAGAAGACCTGTTGGCGCTTTGTTCGCCTCAGGCGCATGTCATCCTGTTGAGAGCAAGCACTCCTCTCAGTCCAGTTCTTTTCGATTACGAGATCGATCTGCTTTGCGGATCGGTCGTAACTGCTATCGAGCCGGTGCTGCGGACAGTGAGACAGGGCGGTATTTTTCCGCAAATCCATCACGCCGGGGTGCGTCTGGTATGTATGAAACACCCCGCTTATTTTCACATAGGAGAAAAAAGTGTCTGATATTAACACGAACCAAAAAGTTATAGAGGCTATTGAGCGTGTCGAGCACCCCTCCATTGCTACAACTTTGCTGGATTTGGGGATGTTGCGTGATATTGAAGTATCGTCAGATAAAAAAGTAGCGTTGACGATGGTCTTACCATTCCCCAGCATCCCCGACAACGTGCGTGACTATATGGTGAATAGCCTGGCTACCGCGATCCAATCCAGCGGTGGAGAATTAGTAACCGTGAATCTGGCTGTGATGAACGAAGAAGAGCGCCAGAACTTTTTGACAATAGAACAGCAAAATTGGAGAGGCTAAACGATGGATAAATTCTACACAAATCATGACTGGTTCGATCATCTTTTTCCGGAAGGGTTTCCTATCCCCAGTTCAACATTGTTAAGCGGCCCCGGTGGTTCCGGCAAACCCTTGATCGGCAACGTGATCGTGGCAGACTGGCTGCGGCAGGGCGGTAGTGTCGTTTTTATGTCTTTGCAATATCCCGATCACAGTTTCATTGTGTCGGGGTTGCAGAACGTTTCCGGGCTTAACCTGGACGATTACGCCGACCAGACAGCTTTCATCGAGTTGGATGCAACTCTGGAAGCTATGTCTGCCCCAATAGGCAATCACTTTAGCGCCAATATGGTTAAACCCCAGGTGTGGGATGCGGCCATCGAACAAGCCTGTAAAATGGTGCCGGACGAGGGGCCTGGGATTCTGATATTCAGTTCCGCCTTAAATTTACTCTTATTCTCTCCCACTTATGGTAGAGGCATCCTAGAAAAAATAAAGGCAACCGCTCAGGAAACGGGAAAGTGCACCTATCTATTTTCAGCAAGCACCACTGCAAAAGCAGAAGAGATCGCTGAACTGGAAGCCGTCGTTGACAACCTGATCATGACACATAGCACCAAAGCGCCTTTCCGGCTTTACATGCGTATCGAGCGCATCAAAGATGCACCTTTCGAGCCTGAAGAAATCCTGGTGCCCATTTCTCCCGAAGTCTTGACAGATATGAAATCAGTCGCTGATTACAGTCGTAAGCGGGTCATCCCATTGGTCTCTCAACTCTAGCCTGCATCGGTAAGGCATTTTCGGAAAAATAAATAAGCCTCCAATCCGAAAATGCCTCTAGCGACTTCCGAAAAATGATAAAATTTCCCTCAACTATTTTTCGGAAGTCGACTAATAGCGGTCCAAGCTCAAGGGTAATAAAGATGAACTCACAAACGGACGAGATATTCAAATCAGTAAAACAAATCCTCGCAACGATTCCCCCAGGAGTTATCCTGGTAGCGGCGGCAAAAACACGGACACTGGAGGAGGTGGAAGCTGCTATCGAGGCAGGTGTAACCCATATCGGTTACAATTATATTCAAGAAGCGCTACCCATCATCCAGGCGGTAGGCGGACGGGTGACATGGCATATGATCGGCCATCTGCAGCGCAACAAAGCAAAAATGGCCGTGCAACACTTCGACATGATCGAAACCGTTGACTCGTGGCGGCTCGCCCAGGCTTTAGATCGCCGCTGCGCGGATATTGGGAAAACCATGCCTGTGCTGGTCGAAATCAACAGCGGGAGAGAATCAAACAAAACGGGCGTGCTACCAAATGACGTAGACGAACTCGTGCAGCAAATCAGCACGCTCGAACATCTCCACGTGGAGGGCCTGATGACCATGGGGCCACGCTTCGGCGAGCCAGAGGACAGCAGGCCCTATTTTCAGGCCACGCGGGAGGCTTTTGATCGTCTCTCCTCTAAAAATATCCCCCATGTCACCATGCAATATCTTTCCATGGGCATGAGCAATAGTTATCAAATTGCCATCGAAGAAGGCGCAAACATCGTCAGAATTGGCACGAAACTTTTCGGTGAACGCTGATCTGAGGAGGATGAACACCTTATGAAAACAACTACTACAAAAATCACCCTGAGCATTAACAACACAGTCCGTACGCTTTCCGTGGGAAAAAGTGAAAGCCTTCTGGATGCACTTCGCAATGCCTCCTATTTCAGCGTCAAATCTGGCTGTGACGATGGCACTTGCGGGGTTTGCACAGTCCTGTTGAATGGGAAACCAGCGCTCAGTTGCAAAACGAAAGCGGTTGATGTCGATGGCGCTAAGATCACAACCCTTGAAGGGCTGAGCCAGAACGGTGAACTGCATCCCATCCAAACCGCCTTCATGGAAACCGGCGCTATTCAATGTGGTTTTTGCACGCCGGCACAAATTCTCTCTGCCAAATCCTTGCTGGATAAGAACTTAAACCCCAGCGATGGCGAAATCCGCAAAGCCTTGAACCCCGTCCTTTGTCGCTGCACAGGCTATGTGCGCGGTGTGGATGCGGTGCATCGCGCGGCTGCGGTCATGCGTGGGGAGAAGGTTGAACCGTATATCCATATTGACCACGCCCTGCCCGCTGACACGAGACAAATCGAACTTCCAGAAGAATTTTACCGCCGCGATGGGGGGCGTAATCCCCTACCACCGCTGATTTTCACCCCAGAGGCGATGGGCAAGACGAAGGTCGTCGGCAAGTCCGAAGTTAAAGTGGATGCTAAAAAACTGGCGCAGGGACGTCCGGTCTTTACCGATGATTTTCGGCTGGATGGGATGTTCTACGGGGCGCTGCTCACCAGTCCCCATGCCCATGCCCGTATTCGGGGCATCGATGCCAGCCGGGCGCGCGCCCTCCCAGGTGTCCACGCCGTCCTGACTCACGAGGACATCCCGCGTGTCAAGTACGCATCGGGCGGACAGAGCTATCCCCAGCCGTTGCCTTACGATCAGGTCAGTCTGGACGATAAAGTCCGTCACGTCGGTGACCGCGTCGCCATTGTGGCTGCCGAGACGCTCGATATTGCCAATCAGGCGCTGGATATGATCGATGTGGACTATGAAGTTTTGCCGGTCGTCGTGGACATGGAAGCCGCCATGCAGGAGGGCGCGCCAATTATCCACGATGAGCCAGATACCGAAGGTGTTTATGATAGAGAGCGCAATGTCGCTGTCCACATTGATGCCCAGGTCGGCAATGTGGAGAAAGCCTTTATCGAGGCCGACCACGTTTTTGAGGGCGAATACCGCACCCCCATGCAACAGCAGGCGCACCTGGAACCGCATGTCACGATCACCTACATGGACGAGGACGACCGCCTGGTGATCCGCACCAGCACGCAGGTTCCCTTCCATATCCGCCGCATGGTCGCCCCACTGATTGGTTTGCCCGTGAAAAAGATCCGTGTGGTCAAACCGCGCATCGGCGGGGGCTTTGGCAACAAACAAGAACTGCTCCTGGAAGATTTATGTGCCCATCTTAGTTTAGCGACCGGCCGCCCGGTGCGTATGGAGTATACCCGCACGCAGGAGTTCACCAGCTCGCGCCGGCGTCACGCCAACATCGTCCGCTACAAGGTCGGGGTCAAAGATGAAGTTATCACCGCAGCCGACCTCTATTTGCTCGGAGATACCGGGGCTTACGGCGCGCACGCCCTGACAGTCAACATGGTCGGCGGTTTCAAGGGGCTGACGCTCTACAACCCGCCGAACGCCCAATTCATCAGCGATGTCGTTTACACCAACACGATCCCGGCGGGCGCATTCCGCGGCTACGGCGCGATGCAATGTCAGTATGGGATCGAAGTTTTGATGGCTGAAATTGCCGACAGCCTCGGCCTGGAGGTGGTCGAATTCAAGCGCAAGAACTGGCTCAAAATCGGCGAACCGATGCACCTATCCAAAAAATTGGGCGAGGGGCGCGAGGGGGTCGAGCAGGCCCTGCAAACCAGCGCCCTGGAACAATGCGTGGACATCGGCCTGGAAGCCACCGATTTCTATTCCAAACGTAAACAATATCGCGGACAAAACGGACGCTATCGGCGGGGGATTGGCATGGCGGTGGTCATGCACGGCAGCGGGATCGCCGACCTGGACATGGCCGCGGCGACGCTGAAAATGAACGACGACGGCTCTTTCAACTTGCTGATAGGCGCAACCGACCTGGGCACCGGCTCGGACACCATTCTGGGGCAAATGGCGGCGGAGGTCCTGGGCATCCCCTTGGAGGATGTGATTGTCTACTCCTCGGATACCGATTTCACGCCTTTTGATGTCGGGGCGTATGCCAGCAGCACCACCTACATCAGCGGCGGCGCGGTGCGCAAAGCGGCGTTGCAGGTCAAAGAACAAATTCTGGAACATGCCGCGCTGATGCTCGAACTCACCGATACAGCCGGGCTAAAACTCGAAAATCGGCAAGTGATCGCCCCGGATGGACGCTCGGTCACGCTGGAAGAAGTTGGCTTGAGCAGTCTGCACCAGCAAAACCAGCATCAGATTGTGGCGACCACCTCGCATACCAGCCCACTCAGCCCACCGCCGACCGCCGCCCAGTTCGCAGAAATCGTTGTAGACATCGAAACAGGCAAGATTGACACCGAGCGGCTGTTGATGGTGGTGGATTGCGGGCGGGTGATCAACCCGCTCACCGCCGCTGGACAGGTGGAGGGCGGGATATCACAGGCTTTAGGCTTCACTCTGACTGAAGAAATGCTCTTCGATCAGGACGGGCAGCCCCTCAACGCCAGCTTTGGCAAATACCATATCCCTCGCGCCGCCAAAATGCCTGCAACGGACGTGATTTTTGTTCAGACCGATGAACCGAGCGGACCTTTTGGCGCTAAATCAGTTGCCGAAATTTCAATTGATGCAGTAGCTCCAGCCATCGCCAGCGCAATCCATGATGCCACGGGTGTGTGGATGCGAGAACTGCCATACACCCCCGAACGCGTCCAATCTGGCTTGAAAAGCAAATGAAGCTCGTCAAGATCAGCAAACTACGTTATACCAGTCGTCGACCAATACAAAAACTGTCGCGGCTAAGTCTTCCAAGTGTATACTGCTCATTGGGGAGTCCTCCGATTATGGTTTTGGGAGTCGATACCCCATTTTCTGTCGTCTTCCCTTCTTTTTCAATTCTGGAATCTCACATTAGCCGTATAGGAGAAAAAAGTGTCTGATATCAACACGAACCAAAGAGTTATGGAGGCTCTTGAGAGCGTCGAGCACCCCGCCATTGCTACAACTTTGCTGGATTTGGGGATGCTGCGTGATATTGAAGTATCTTCAGATGATGGAGTAGCGTTAACGATGGTCTTACCATTCCCCAGCATCCCCGACAACGTGCGTGACCATATGGTGAATAGCCTGGCTGCCGCGATTCAATCCAGCGGTGGAAGGTTAATAACCGCGATTACAGTCGTAAGCGGGTCATCCCACTGGTCTCGCAACTCTAGCCTGCAACGAACGTGATTTTTGTCCAGACCGACGAGCCGAGCGTGAACCCGACCGCCGCCGAAAAAATGGACTGCAAACCTGGCACCATGCCCGATGGCGCTACCATCGTTAATGTGATCTTGGGAGGTCACTGATATCATGAGCACGCACATACAGAAGATTGAATTGCGAGGGAACCTGACATCAGAGGATATGCACCAAACGAAGCCCTTCTATATCGATGTGCCTGATGGTGTCACCAACATTCATTTTCTCTTCAGTCATAATCCAAGATTCGGCGATGATCAAAAGTTACCGAACCAGATCAGCCTGATGATCTTCGATACGAATGGCCCTCGTTTTGAAATCTCGCGTCCGGATGAGCAAGGGGTGTTCATCAATTCGGCGCGCACATCACCTGGCGGAACGCCAGGTCCGATTCCGGCAGGGCGCTGGATGGTCTTTGTCCTGGTGTTTCGTCTCCTGTCCGACACGCCAGTGGACTATGAACTTACCGTCAGCATGTCCTTCGAACCCATCGAGGAGGAGCCACTAATGTGGCCAGCGGGTCGATCTCTTGGACGTGGACCTGGTTGGTACCGCGGCGATCTGCACGCACACACGATTCACTCGGATGGTTCCTGGGACATACCGGACATCATCGACTTCTGGAAAGCACGAGGGGCAGACTTCATGACCTTGAGCGATCATAACACCATTTCCGGCCTGGCGCAGGTGCGCAGCATGGCTGACGATCAACTGCTGACCATGGGCGGTATAGAGTTGTCCACCTTTTTCGGCCATGCTGTAGCACTTGGCGTCACACAATGGTTTGACTGGCGTAAACTTGATGGAAGCCAAATTACGGTGCCGGAACTCGCACAGAATGTCATTGACAGCGGTGCGCTTTTTATCATCGCGCATCCCATGCATCCCGGAGATCCGGGCTGTTGCGGGTGCCGCTGGGAATACGACGATATGATGCCGGGCAACGCCTCTGCCGTGGAGATATGGAACGGGGATTGGGAGAGCTCTGACCAGGAGGCGCTTCAACTCTTTTATCATTGGCTCAACCAGGGCCATCGTCTGACGGCTACAGCGGGCACCGACCTGCACGGTCCTCCTCCGGCGGGCGTGCGCGGGGCAGTGAATGTGGTCTACGCTGAGGATTTGAACGAGAGTGCTATTATTGAGGCGATCAAGGCCGGGCGTTCCTACATCAGCGCCGGACCGGAACTGTTGCTCAATGTCAGAACGGAGTCTGGCGTCGAAGCGATGATCGGAGACTCTGTACCGCAGGAAGCGGTGACCATTATCATTCGTTGGCGCGACGGCCATGATGGCGACTATATTCGGCTTGTCGTAGATGGGCGAGCCTATCACGAGAAGATTGTCGGCCCGTCTGGAGTACAGGAGTGGCATCTGGACGCGGGTCAACGACAGTGGTGCAATGTGGAACTACGCGACGCAGACGACGGCCTGTGGGCGGTGAGCAATCCGATATTCTTCTCCCCCTCTGATTGAACCTCTTCAATCATTGCATGCGAAGTCGGGGATTGCTTACTTCATCCAAACCGACGTGGATCAGATAAAGTGACAGGAAAAGCACCATCAGTGTAAATACCGGCGCCATCCACCACCACCAGAAATTCTGGAAGATGGCGCTAAAGCTGAGCGCCCAGTAAATCATCATGCCCAGCGTCATTTGACGCTGGGGGCCCAGACCCAATATTGACAGTCCAGATTCCGCCAATACAGCGGCAATGAAAGCGTTGACGAAATTGGCCCCCAACCACTGAGCCATATGTGGCATTAGCTCGCGCACAACGATTTCCATGCCGGTCATGCCTGAGAGTCTCGCCATCTCCACAAAGCCCCTTTCCTTCAGACTCAGCACCTGGGCGCGCACCTGCCGCGCCGGCGAGGGCCATGCAAATGCGCCAATGATCAGCGCCATCGTGACCACGCTGACGTTGCGCACCAGCGCCGCGATCAGGATCAGGAAGAGGAGCGAGGGCACCGCAAGAAAGATGTCGATGAGGACGCGCAGGACTGCATCGACTCTGCCGCCGAAATAGCCAGCGGTGAACCCGATCAACGCGCCCAGGGTTGTGCCGACCGTCGCCGCGATCAAGCCGATCATGATTGAATTTGGAATCGCTTCAGTCAACTGGATGGCGACACTCCGCCCAAGTGAGGTGGTGCCCATTAGCGTGTCCTGGAGCGGTGGTTGCCCGGGCGGGAAAGCACCGACCCTGCGTAACTCTGGGTCTACGAAGAGCTTGCCAAGCAGAGCAAAGAGCAACAGGGAGAGAAAGATGGTGCCGCCTATGGTGAAATTACGGTTGCGCAGCAGGTCCCATAGGAACCCATGGCGACCCTCGACCGCCTGTTCCTGCACCGGGACAACAGCCATGGCCTACT
This genomic stretch from Chloroflexota bacterium harbors:
- a CDS encoding ATP-binding protein, which gives rise to MKQLVILSGKGGTGKTSVAAAFAHLLSLDDAPFRTVLADADVDASNLELVLSPKIITRESFRGGLYARIDWNTCIDCGICEQVCRFDAIGDTSRPQFHRLAARRVAQSDTPSSPIPELPIVDPIACDGCAACVYQCPVDAITMHDQVVGEWFRSESRYGPLFHASLRPAQENSGKLVTLVKQQARLLALDEDYDLVLVDGPPGIGCPVISAVSGADMALIVAEPTAAGVHDMHRVLETTAHFGVQSLVCINKADIYPKGAAEIEAFCREQAVQVVGRIPFDTTVTEAMVQGQPVTLFAPDAPSSRALLEVWGQVTALLQNGVSP
- a CDS encoding iron-sulfur cluster assembly protein, whose translation is MNDEQAEKLKKLIIARLRLVIDPETRADVVRMRLIEDLEVTADGQVTYTFRPSSPVCPIAVSLAQQIKQAVAQVPGVMSQNITVEGYVGAEQLTTLINR
- a CDS encoding NifB/NifX family molybdenum-iron cluster-binding protein; the protein is MRIAISLQTNNDLNSIVAQHFGRCPYFALVDMQGNEVQAMEVIDNPYYAGHQVGEIPRFIHEQKADVMLSGGMGGRAIQFFEQFGIGVATGASGTVRDTLESYSAGELREAAPCAESVAHGHG
- a CDS encoding DUF364 domain-containing protein is translated as MFSHLLSTLPDGKTIQVNIGSHWTAVVVEIDGAQRCGLASSLSNVHKRHGEPDVPQAGQLERLSGLELAALAQSEQPVLASVGVAAINALIPPQPDAWVDLNAEEVIAEHGEGKLVALIGHFPFIPRLRTRVGELVVLEQHPQPGDLHADTALAVIPKAEVVAITGTALINHTLEDLLALCSPQAHVILLRASTPLSPVLFDYEIDLLCGSVVTAIEPVLRTVRQGGIFPQIHHAGVRLVCMKHPAYFHIGEKSV
- a CDS encoding iron-sulfur cluster assembly protein, which gives rise to MSDINTNQKVIEAIERVEHPSIATTLLDLGMLRDIEVSSDKKVALTMVLPFPSIPDNVRDYMVNSLATAIQSSGGELVTVNLAVMNEEERQNFLTIEQQNWRG
- a CDS encoding ATPase domain-containing protein, with protein sequence MDKFYTNHDWFDHLFPEGFPIPSSTLLSGPGGSGKPLIGNVIVADWLRQGGSVVFMSLQYPDHSFIVSGLQNVSGLNLDDYADQTAFIELDATLEAMSAPIGNHFSANMVKPQVWDAAIEQACKMVPDEGPGILIFSSALNLLLFSPTYGRGILEKIKATAQETGKCTYLFSASTTAKAEEIAELEAVVDNLIMTHSTKAPFRLYMRIERIKDAPFEPEEILVPISPEVLTDMKSVADYSRKRVIPLVSQL
- a CDS encoding YggS family pyridoxal phosphate-dependent enzyme; its protein translation is MNSQTDEIFKSVKQILATIPPGVILVAAAKTRTLEEVEAAIEAGVTHIGYNYIQEALPIIQAVGGRVTWHMIGHLQRNKAKMAVQHFDMIETVDSWRLAQALDRRCADIGKTMPVLVEINSGRESNKTGVLPNDVDELVQQISTLEHLHVEGLMTMGPRFGEPEDSRPYFQATREAFDRLSSKNIPHVTMQYLSMGMSNSYQIAIEEGANIVRIGTKLFGER
- a CDS encoding molybdopterin cofactor-binding domain-containing protein, translated to MKTTTTKITLSINNTVRTLSVGKSESLLDALRNASYFSVKSGCDDGTCGVCTVLLNGKPALSCKTKAVDVDGAKITTLEGLSQNGELHPIQTAFMETGAIQCGFCTPAQILSAKSLLDKNLNPSDGEIRKALNPVLCRCTGYVRGVDAVHRAAAVMRGEKVEPYIHIDHALPADTRQIELPEEFYRRDGGRNPLPPLIFTPEAMGKTKVVGKSEVKVDAKKLAQGRPVFTDDFRLDGMFYGALLTSPHAHARIRGIDASRARALPGVHAVLTHEDIPRVKYASGGQSYPQPLPYDQVSLDDKVRHVGDRVAIVAAETLDIANQALDMIDVDYEVLPVVVDMEAAMQEGAPIIHDEPDTEGVYDRERNVAVHIDAQVGNVEKAFIEADHVFEGEYRTPMQQQAHLEPHVTITYMDEDDRLVIRTSTQVPFHIRRMVAPLIGLPVKKIRVVKPRIGGGFGNKQELLLEDLCAHLSLATGRPVRMEYTRTQEFTSSRRRHANIVRYKVGVKDEVITAADLYLLGDTGAYGAHALTVNMVGGFKGLTLYNPPNAQFISDVVYTNTIPAGAFRGYGAMQCQYGIEVLMAEIADSLGLEVVEFKRKNWLKIGEPMHLSKKLGEGREGVEQALQTSALEQCVDIGLEATDFYSKRKQYRGQNGRYRRGIGMAVVMHGSGIADLDMAAATLKMNDDGSFNLLIGATDLGTGSDTILGQMAAEVLGIPLEDVIVYSSDTDFTPFDVGAYASSTTYISGGAVRKAALQVKEQILEHAALMLELTDTAGLKLENRQVIAPDGRSVTLEEVGLSSLHQQNQHQIVATTSHTSPLSPPPTAAQFAEIVVDIETGKIDTERLLMVVDCGRVINPLTAAGQVEGGISQALGFTLTEEMLFDQDGQPLNASFGKYHIPRAAKMPATDVIFVQTDEPSGPFGAKSVAEISIDAVAPAIASAIHDATGVWMRELPYTPERVQSGLKSK
- a CDS encoding iron-sulfur cluster assembly protein; its protein translation is MSDINTNQRVMEALESVEHPAIATTLLDLGMLRDIEVSSDDGVALTMVLPFPSIPDNVRDHMVNSLAAAIQSSGGRLITAITVVSGSSHWSRNSSLQRT
- a CDS encoding CehA/McbA family metallohydrolase, whose product is MSTHIQKIELRGNLTSEDMHQTKPFYIDVPDGVTNIHFLFSHNPRFGDDQKLPNQISLMIFDTNGPRFEISRPDEQGVFINSARTSPGGTPGPIPAGRWMVFVLVFRLLSDTPVDYELTVSMSFEPIEEEPLMWPAGRSLGRGPGWYRGDLHAHTIHSDGSWDIPDIIDFWKARGADFMTLSDHNTISGLAQVRSMADDQLLTMGGIELSTFFGHAVALGVTQWFDWRKLDGSQITVPELAQNVIDSGALFIIAHPMHPGDPGCCGCRWEYDDMMPGNASAVEIWNGDWESSDQEALQLFYHWLNQGHRLTATAGTDLHGPPPAGVRGAVNVVYAEDLNESAIIEAIKAGRSYISAGPELLLNVRTESGVEAMIGDSVPQEAVTIIIRWRDGHDGDYIRLVVDGRAYHEKIVGPSGVQEWHLDAGQRQWCNVELRDADDGLWAVSNPIFFSPSD
- a CDS encoding ABC transporter permease gives rise to the protein MAVVPVQEQAVEGRHGFLWDLLRNRNFTIGGTIFLSLLLFALLGKLFVDPELRRVGAFPPGQPPLQDTLMGTTSLGRSVAIQLTEAIPNSIMIGLIAATVGTTLGALIGFTAGYFGGRVDAVLRVLIDIFLAVPSLLFLILIAALVRNVSVVTMALIIGAFAWPSPARQVRAQVLSLKERGFVEMARLSGMTGMEIVVRELMPHMAQWLGANFVNAFIAAVLAESGLSILGLGPQRQMTLGMMIYWALSFSAIFQNFWWWWMAPVFTLMVLFLSLYLIHVGLDEVSNPRLRMQ